The proteins below come from a single Garra rufa chromosome 3, GarRuf1.0, whole genome shotgun sequence genomic window:
- the LOC141332361 gene encoding histone H2B-like, giving the protein MPEPAKSAPKKGSKKAVTKTAGKGGKKRRKSRKESYAIYVYKVLKQVHPDTGISSKAMGIMNSFVNDIFERIGGEASRLAHYNKRSTITSREIQTAVRLLLPGELAKHAVSEGTKAVTKYTSSK; this is encoded by the coding sequence ATGCCGGAACCAGCGAAGTCCGCTCCTAAGAAAGGCTCCAAGAAGGCCGTCACTAAGACCGCAGGGAAAGGAGGAAAGAAGCGCAGAAAGTCCAGGAAGGAGAGTTACGCCATCTACGTCTACAAAGTCCTGAAGCAGGTCCATCCTGACACCGGTATCTCTTCCAAGGCGATGGGAATCATGAACTCTTTCGTCAATGACATCTTCGAGCGCATCGGTGGAGAAGCGTCTCGTCTGGCTCACTACAACAAGCGCTCCACCATCACTTCACGAGAGATCCAGACCGCTGTGCGTCTGCTGCTGCCCGGTGAACTGGCCAAACACGCCGTGTCTGAGGGCACCAAGGCCGTCACCAAGTACACCAGCTCCAAGTAG